The Brachyspira hyodysenteriae ATCC 27164 sequence TATGAGTGATAATGCAGATGATAAAAAGAAAGAAATTTTTATAAAACTTAAAACCGTTGATAATTATGCAGTGATAAGTATAAAAGACACGGGTAGTGGAATAAAAGAAGAATCTCTTGGCAAAATATTCGAGCCTTATTTTACAACTAAAAGACATGGAACAGGACTCGGACTTACAAATGTAGTTCGTATAGTAGAAGCACATAATGGAAATGTAACTATAGAAAGCGAATATGGAAAGGGAAGTGAGTTTATCATAAAACTGCCTTTACAGCAGGAAAATCAAAAATTTTTAGAAACGGATTTATAAATTATGCCTAAGATATTAGTAATAGATGATGAAAAAAACATAAGAGATGGTATTAAAAAGTCATTGGAATTTGAGGGTTATGAAGTTGTAACTGCAGAGAATGGAGAAAAGGGTATAGAAGCTGTTTATAAAGGCGGAATTGATTTAGTTATAACTGATTTAAAAATGCCTGAAAAAACAGGAGAGGAATTTTTAAAAGATATTTTAGATTTTGATAAGCATATACCTGTTATAGTGTTAACGGGGCATGGGAATGTTGAGACTGCAGTTGAAATGATGAGGCTTGGTGCTTATGATTTTATGACAAAACCTTTCAATCTTGATAAAATGCTCCTTATAATAGCAAGGGCTTTAGAAAGTAAAAATATAAAGAAAGCTAATGAAACACTTGAAAGCAGAGTGGATTATCATGAAAGTTTTTATGGTATGATAGGGCATAGTCCTAAAATATTAAAAGTGTATGAGGCAATAAAGCAGGTGGCAAGAACTAAAGCTACAGTATTGATAGAAGGTGAGAGCGGAACAGGTAAGGAATTAGTTGCAAGTGCTATTCATCAAATATCCGACAGAGCTAAGCAGCCTTATATAACTGTAAACTGTGCGGCACTTTCAGAGGGTGTTTTGGAAAGCGAATTATTCGGACATGAGAAAGGTTCTTTTACAGGAGCTATTGATAAAAAAATTGGAAGATTTGAAGCTGCTAATAAAGGTACTATATTTTTAGATGAGATAGGTGAGATTAATCAGATTGTACAAGTTAAGTTATTGAGAGTATTAGAAGAAAGGGTCATAGAAAGGGTAGGTTCTAATACTCCTATTGATGTTGATATAAGAGTAATTGCTGCCACAAACAAGAAATTATCAGAGGAAATAAAAGAAGGTAAATTCAGAGAAGATTTATATTATAGACTTAATGTAATAAAAATAGAAATGCCTCCTCTTAGAGAGAGAAGAGAAGATATACCTCTTTTGATAGATAATTTTATAAAAGAGTTTTCTAAAGTTCATTCTATAGAAATAAAATCAGTTGATAAGAAAGTGTATAAAATATTATCTTCATTGCAATGGGAAGGAAATGTAAGAGAACTTAGAAACACTATAGAAACTATGGTGGTTATGTGTAAAGACGGTAAAATTGATGAGAGCAATATACCTGATTGGGCTTTGAAAAATAGCGAAAGTAATTTTGTAGTTGAAAATGATGTTACATTAGAAGAACTTGAAAGAATGTATATTAATCATTTGCTTAGCAATAATAATTTCAATAAGGCTCAGGTTGCTAAAATACTTGGAATTGAAAGAGCTACTCTTTATAGAAAATTGAAAGAGGATAATAAAGATATTAAAGAATAAAAAAGAGGAGCTTTTTATTTCTCCTCTAATATTTATTATATATTCAAAATAAATATATTTTATTCGTTATTTTACAACAGTCATTATAGTATCTTCTAAAGAAACTTCCCTAGGAGCTGTTTTAGTTAACGATTTTAATTCAGAAAAATTAGGTATTATAACAGGAGAAGTAATATCATATTCTTTTTCTACCTCTTCTTTATCA is a genomic window containing:
- a CDS encoding sigma-54-dependent transcriptional regulator, translated to MPKILVIDDEKNIRDGIKKSLEFEGYEVVTAENGEKGIEAVYKGGIDLVITDLKMPEKTGEEFLKDILDFDKHIPVIVLTGHGNVETAVEMMRLGAYDFMTKPFNLDKMLLIIARALESKNIKKANETLESRVDYHESFYGMIGHSPKILKVYEAIKQVARTKATVLIEGESGTGKELVASAIHQISDRAKQPYITVNCAALSEGVLESELFGHEKGSFTGAIDKKIGRFEAANKGTIFLDEIGEINQIVQVKLLRVLEERVIERVGSNTPIDVDIRVIAATNKKLSEEIKEGKFREDLYYRLNVIKIEMPPLRERREDIPLLIDNFIKEFSKVHSIEIKSVDKKVYKILSSLQWEGNVRELRNTIETMVVMCKDGKIDESNIPDWALKNSESNFVVENDVTLEELERMYINHLLSNNNFNKAQVAKILGIERATLYRKLKEDNKDIKE